In a single window of the Neodiprion virginianus isolate iyNeoVirg1 chromosome 1, iyNeoVirg1.1, whole genome shotgun sequence genome:
- the LOC124298444 gene encoding uncharacterized protein LOC124298444 isoform X1 — translation MTNFNIMKSILVNGSEEVSKINLDNCTEKGDKFRPRIPDVTSALAASLTTLLCRRISPAAHQRYLVRTNLIEQLRDWLRINSRYEQMHSFTDGERTTKFAINLVEKYLTEDFIAKQASVGVLVKIGFVLIDMKLNIPIFDFKLDSIINRILYLDETDDSNRFLNTLTEKYDSLSLALSTIENIYICRSTKLIEIPIVDLFMLFNANHSEGSLDSDIIEKHMNPSIKHCSDDVNCNQLLKYSSKSPRIFQLLSSVMKEMFAYTNCSEMCVNFIQYVLNHISKLCDEKKQKILDLYPRNLQCAVILVRIEPNLHTNNSKEYVIQMLKRIYSLNKEELLILLSHFPVWLKEVSNLVPYSDNPLSR, via the exons ATGACGAACTTTAATATCATGAAATCCATATTGGTCAATGGCAGTGAagaagtttcaaaaattaaccTGGATAATTGCACCGAGAAAGGTGATAAATTTCGGCCAAGAATTCCAGATGTAACATCTGCTCTTGCTGCATCTTTAACTACCCTATTGTGTCGTAGGATCTCTCCGGCCGCACACCAGCGCTATTTAGTCAGAACAAATCTCATT GAACAGTTACGCGACTGGTTACGAATTAATAGCCGCTATGAACAGATGCACTCATTTACAGATGGTGAAAGGACTACAAAGTTTGCCATAAATTTGGTGGAGAAGTACCTGACGGAAGATTTTATTGCTAAACAAGCGTCTGTTGGTGTTTTAGTTAAGATAGGATTTGTCTTGAttgatatgaaattaaatattccaatatttgatttcaaattGGACAGTATTATAAATAGAATTTTGTATTTGGATGAAACAGATGATAGCAACAGATTTTTAAACACtttgactgaaaaatatgacagtcTATCACTTGCCCTGAGCACAATcgaaaatatatacatttgcAGATCAACCAAGCTAATCGAAATACCAATTGTAGATCTATTTATGTTATTCAATGCTAATCACTCAGAGGGTAGTCTTGATTCAGATATCATTGAGAAGCATATGAATCCTTCCATCAAACATTGTTCAGATGATGTAAATTGCAATCAATTACTCAAATATAGCTCCAAATCGCCACGCATATTTCAACTACTATCCAGCGTAATGAAAGAAATGTTCGCATACACGAATTGTAGTGAAATGTGTGTTAATTTCATACAATACGTACTTAATCACATAAGTAAACTTTgtgatgagaaaaaacaaaaaatcttaGATCTTTATCCAAGAAACTTACAGTGTGCTGTTATTCTTGTAAGAATAGAGCCTAATTTACACACAAACAATTCCAAGGAGTATGTCATTCAAATGCTAAAACGCATTTATAGTTTAAATAAAGAGGAACTTTTAATATTGCTCAGCCACTTCCCTGTATGGCTCAAAGAAGTCTCAAATTTGGTACCTTATAGCGATAATCCTCTGTCCAGGTGA
- the LOC124298444 gene encoding uncharacterized protein LOC124298444 isoform X2, which yields MAVKKFQKLTWIIAPRKEQLRDWLRINSRYEQMHSFTDGERTTKFAINLVEKYLTEDFIAKQASVGVLVKIGFVLIDMKLNIPIFDFKLDSIINRILYLDETDDSNRFLNTLTEKYDSLSLALSTIENIYICRSTKLIEIPIVDLFMLFNANHSEGSLDSDIIEKHMNPSIKHCSDDVNCNQLLKYSSKSPRIFQLLSSVMKEMFAYTNCSEMCVNFIQYVLNHISKLCDEKKQKILDLYPRNLQCAVILVRIEPNLHTNNSKEYVIQMLKRIYSLNKEELLILLSHFPVWLKEVSNLVPYSDNPLSR from the exons ATGGCAGTGAagaagtttcaaaaattaaccTGGATAATTGCACCGAGAAAG GAACAGTTACGCGACTGGTTACGAATTAATAGCCGCTATGAACAGATGCACTCATTTACAGATGGTGAAAGGACTACAAAGTTTGCCATAAATTTGGTGGAGAAGTACCTGACGGAAGATTTTATTGCTAAACAAGCGTCTGTTGGTGTTTTAGTTAAGATAGGATTTGTCTTGAttgatatgaaattaaatattccaatatttgatttcaaattGGACAGTATTATAAATAGAATTTTGTATTTGGATGAAACAGATGATAGCAACAGATTTTTAAACACtttgactgaaaaatatgacagtcTATCACTTGCCCTGAGCACAATcgaaaatatatacatttgcAGATCAACCAAGCTAATCGAAATACCAATTGTAGATCTATTTATGTTATTCAATGCTAATCACTCAGAGGGTAGTCTTGATTCAGATATCATTGAGAAGCATATGAATCCTTCCATCAAACATTGTTCAGATGATGTAAATTGCAATCAATTACTCAAATATAGCTCCAAATCGCCACGCATATTTCAACTACTATCCAGCGTAATGAAAGAAATGTTCGCATACACGAATTGTAGTGAAATGTGTGTTAATTTCATACAATACGTACTTAATCACATAAGTAAACTTTgtgatgagaaaaaacaaaaaatcttaGATCTTTATCCAAGAAACTTACAGTGTGCTGTTATTCTTGTAAGAATAGAGCCTAATTTACACACAAACAATTCCAAGGAGTATGTCATTCAAATGCTAAAACGCATTTATAGTTTAAATAAAGAGGAACTTTTAATATTGCTCAGCCACTTCCCTGTATGGCTCAAAGAAGTCTCAAATTTGGTACCTTATAGCGATAATCCTCTGTCCAGGTGA